From a region of the Lactuca sativa cultivar Salinas chromosome 4, Lsat_Salinas_v11, whole genome shotgun sequence genome:
- the LOC111895334 gene encoding uncharacterized mitochondrial protein AtMg00810-like: protein MCGSKFEHWSQDVCRSSRGIDGWFHRLSTFLLSHGFLCNRADPSLFIYARNSCIMYLLVYVDNLILTRNNEFVITSFTTHLHQEFAIKDLSDLSYFLGLEVNYTDDGLFLIQSKYAMDILTRSDLLDSKPVSTLLATHEVLTLTISPFNDITLYRSLVGALHYLTITRLDLSYVVNKDSQSLHSPTNVHFQAVKCILRYVKGTITFGLTFQRPHTNTILGYSDANWAHCIETRRSTYGYSMFLGGNLVSSSAKKQPTVSRSSCESEYQAMAKSTTNIVWITHLLRELHTLPPDRPTLLCDNKRALFMTQNLVSNKCSKHTDLYTKFVLTKLQVAGIFK from the coding sequence aTGTGTGGAAGTAAGTTCGAAcactggtctcaagacgtttgtcgttcaagccgaggtatcgatgGTTGGTTTCATCGTTTAAGTACATTTCTACTTTCACATGGATTTCTTTGCAACCGTGCTGATCCTTCTTTGTTTATCTATGCTCGGAATTCATGCATCATGTACTTACTCGTGTATGTGGATAACTTGATTCTTACTAGAAACAATGAATTTGTTATCACTTCCTTCACCACTCatcttcatcaagaatttgcaaTAAAAGACTTAAGTGATCTAAGCTATTTTCTCGGTTTAGAAGTCAACTACACTGATGATGGACTCTTTTTAATTCAATCCAAATATGCAATGGATATCCTTACTCGCAGTGATCTCTTAGACTCCAAACCCGTGTCTACTCTACTTGCAACTCATGAAGTCCTCACATTAACCATATCTCCTTTCAATGATATCACTCTTTATCGTTCTCTAGTGGGAGCTCTCCATTATTTGACCATTACACGCCTTGATCTCTCTTATGTTGTTAATAAAGACAGTCAATCTCTTCACTCTCCAACTAATGTTCATTTTCAAGCTGTCAAATGCATCTTGCGTTATGTCAAGGGCACTATTACATTTGGTCTTACTTTTCAACGGCCACATACAAACACCATTTTGGGTTATTCTGATGCCAATTGGGCTCATTGTATTGAAACACGTCGCTCAACATATGGCTATTCAATGTTTCTTGGTGGCAACTTAGTCTCTTCAAGTGCTAAGAAGCAACCAACTGTATCTAGATCTAGTTGTGAATCGGAATATCAAGCGATGGCTAAGTCGACAACCAATATTGTTTGGATCACTCATCTCTTACGAGAATTACACACTTTACCACCTGATAGACCAACTTTGCTATGTGACAATAAAAGAGCTTTATTTATGACACAAAATCTAGTCTCAAATAAGTGTTCTAAACATACTGATCTCTATACCAAGTTCGTACTAACCAAGCTTCAGGTGGCTGGCATTTTCAAATAG